One Salvelinus fontinalis isolate EN_2023a chromosome 11, ASM2944872v1, whole genome shotgun sequence DNA window includes the following coding sequences:
- the LOC129865425 gene encoding LOW QUALITY PROTEIN: microfibrillar-associated protein 3-like (The sequence of the model RefSeq protein was modified relative to this genomic sequence to represent the inferred CDS: inserted 1 base in 1 codon): protein MTNSYLVKATVRKKXKMHPPSSYALSFFLLAVISLHAPAALSAASDGNSTENGTVADGGFVPLVFSKVNQIIAREGNCALIDCNVTGDPDPSVQWFNSHGDLLDTETSGKWLLTDDGILNITDIRFADRGKYTCMASNVHGSANCTVTMRVVLHNGDLGAYYVVVCLVTFTIIMILNITRLCMMSSHLKKTEKAINDFFRTEGAEKLQKAFEIAKRIPIITSAKTLELAKVTQFKTMEFARYIEELARSIPLPPLIMNCRTFMEDILEVVGVEEMRHTFLRQAPEGHHLDGVSGCRAALVQGALVGVGPGDVFTVLRERERSGSPAADSDDASLHEQPQHIAIQVSIHPPLPMEAPALAEATPTPMSPPPLAPLHLEEEEQQQEEQGSEQEPVEEVGLEVESEVTTKLQPGQVIYESHV from the exons ATGACAAACTCTTATCTGGTGAAGGCGACCGTCAGGAAGA AAAAAATGCATCCGCCAAGTAGCTACGCTTTAAGCTTCTTTCTACTGGCTGTTATTAGCCTCCACGCCCCTGCGGCCTTATCGGCGGCTTCAGATGGAAACAGCACGGAAAACGGTACGGTGGCAGATGGTGGATTTGTCCCCCTCGTGTTCTCGAAAGTAAACCAGATTATCGCCCGTGAGGGCAACTGCGCGCTGATTGATTGCAACGTCACTGGAGACCCTGACCCGAGTGTACAGTGGTTCAACTCGCATGGAGACCTGCTAGACACTGAGACAA GTGGCAAGTGGCTGCTGACAGACGATGGCATCCTCAACATCACCGACATCAGGTTCGCCGACCGGGGCAAGTACACGTGCATGGCGTCCAACGTGCACGGCAGCGCCAACTGCACGGTGACCATGCGGGTGGTCCTGCACAACGGGGACCTGGGGGCCTACTACGTGGTCGTGTGCCTCGTCACCTTCACCATCATCATGATCCTCAACATCACGCGCCTCTGCATGATGAGCAGCCACCTGAAGAAGACCGAGAAGGCCATTAACGACTTCTTCCGCACAGAAGGCGCCGAGAAG CTCCAGAAGGCGTTTGAGATCGCCAAGCGCATCCCCATCATCACGTCAGCCAAGACCCTGGAGCTGGCCAAGGTGACCCAGTTCAAAACCATGGAGTTTGCCCGTTACATCGAGGAGCTGGCCCGCAGCATCCCACTGCCCCCCCTCATCATGAACTGCCGCACTTTCATGGAGGATATCCTGGAGGTGGTGGGGGTTGAGGAGATGAGGCACACGTTCCTCCGACAGGCCCCAGAGGGGCACCACCTGGATGGGGTATCGGGATGCCGGGCGGCCCTGGTGCAGGGGGCCCTGGTCGGGGTGGGGCCCGGCGACGTCTTCACCGTCCTCCGGGAGAGGGAGCGTTCCGGATCCCCCGCAGCGGATTCCGACGACGCGTCGTTGCACGAGCAGCCTCAGCACATCGCCATCCAGGTGTCCATTCACCCCCCGCTGCCCATGGAGGCCCCGGCTCTGGCTGAGGCCACGCCCactcccatgtctcctccgccgTTGGCTCCCCTtcacctggaggaggaggagcagcagcaAGAGGAGCAGGGTTCCGAGCAGGAGCCAGTGGAGGAGGTGGGGTTGGAGGTGGAGTCAGAGGTTACTACTAAGCTACAGCCTGGTCAGGTGATCTATGAAAGCCATGTGTAA
- the aadat gene encoding kynurenine/alpha-aminoadipate aminotransferase, mitochondrial: MNYARFLTAVSAARKPSPIRMLTEIQQRSPPSMISLAAGAPNPNTFPFQSCSIQVKNGDMLTFDETMMKRALQYSASSGIPELLTWMKNLQKNLHSPPTANYSAEKGQMDMCVTTGSQEGLCKVFEMLVNPGDNVLLDAPTYSGTLAALQPLGCNLINVPSDQHGMIPGGLKEVLSRWDPADVHKPHSTVPRVLYTIPNGGNPTGASMTTQRKREVYELARQYDLLIIEDDPYYFLQFDKPWAPTFLSMDVDGRIIRTDSFSKILSSGLRIGFVTGPKPLVDRVVLHIQASTMHTSTFTQLMVSQLLHGWGQEGFLNHVDGVTEFYRTQRDAMLSSADKWLKDVAEWHAPAAGMFLWIKVKGVADTQKLIMEKALEKEVLLVPGGVFMINSSEPCPYVRAAFSLSTPQQIDEAFKRLYALIKESL; encoded by the exons ATGAACTACGCTCGGTTTTTGACAGCTGTCAGTGCAGCTCGGAAGCCCTCACCTATCCGAATGTTAA CTGAAATCCAGCAAAGGTCACCCCCATCCATGATCTCCTTGGCCGCAGGGGCTCCCAACCCCAACACGTTCCCCTTCCAGTCCTGCTCCATCCAGGTGAAGAACGGGGATATGCTCACCTTCGACGAGACCATGATGAAGAGGGCTCTGCAGTACTCTGCCTCCAGCGG AATCCCGGAGCTGTTGACTTGGATGAAGAACCTTCAGAAGAACCTTCACAGCCCTCCTACAGCCAACTACAGCGCTGAGAAGGGCCAGATGGACATGTGTGTTACTACAGGCAGCCAAGAGGGTCTCTGCAAG GTGTTTGAAATGCTTGTAAATCCCGGAGACAACGTTCTTCTGGACGCGCCCACGTACTCTGGGACTCTCGCTGCA CTCCAGCCATTGGGATGTAACCTGATCAATGTGCCCAGTGATCAGCACGGTATGATCCCGGGTGGGCTGAAGGAGGTGCTGTCCCGCTGGGACCCAGCAGATGTCCACAAGCCACACAGCACCGTACCCAGGGTCCTCTACACAATCCCCAATGGAGGAAACCCCACCGGGGCCTCCATGACCAcccagaggaagagggaggtctaCGAG CTTGCCAGGCAGTATGACCTCCTTATTATTGAGGACGACCCCTATTACTTCCTACAgtttgacaag ccttGGGCTCCCACGTTTCTCTCCATGGACGTTGACGGGAGAATCATCCGGACAGACTCCTTCTCAAAGATCCTGTCGTCAGG GCTGAGGATAGGCTTTGTGACTGGGCCCAAGCCGCTGGTGGACAGAGTGGTACTACACATCCAGGCCTCTACAATGCATACCAGCACCTTCACACAG ctcatGGTGTCCCAGCTGCTGCATGGCTGGGGTCAAGAAGGCTTCCTCAACCACGTAGATGG AGTGACTGAGTTTTACAGAACACAGAGAGATGCCATGCTCTCCTCTGCAGACAAGTGGCTCAAAG ATGTGGCAGAGTGGCACGCCCCAGCTGCAGGCATGTTCCTGTGGATCAAGGTGAAGGGCGTCGCAGACACCCAGAAGCTGATCATGGAGAAGGCTCTGGAGAAGGAG GTGCTGCTTGTCCCTGGAGGTGTATTCATGATCAACAGCTCAGAACCGTGTCCTTATGTCAGAGCGGccttctccctctccacaccgcaaCAGATCGACGAg GCTTTCAAGAGGCTATATGCActcatcaaggaatctttgtga